The Aquidulcibacter paucihalophilus genome has a window encoding:
- the zwf gene encoding glucose-6-phosphate dehydrogenase, producing the protein MAALVLFGGGGDLAMRMLLPSLYFLEHDGLLPDGLKIIGAARSDESCEEYVARVRAAVEGKARADDAWSDAAWARLDARLDYLPVDATDPASLKPLKDKVGDGGVTSFLAVSPSLYGRIVTALKAAGLAEATDRVVLEKPVGRDLQSFLEIDDAVAHAFSEDQVFRIDHYLGKETVQNLIALRFGNTIFEPLWNSLSIDHVQITVGETVGVGDRWPYYDEYGALRDMLQNHMLQLLCLVAMEPPSDLDPDSVRNEKVKVIRSLRPITEHEAERVTVRGQYVAGTSEGKPAKSYSEERGQPSDTETFVAVRVDIDNWRWAGTPFFLRTGKRLAEKRTEIVIQFKPVPHSIFDHGARGEIAANRLVIELQPEEDIALSVMNKKPGLDPQMKLQPIQMSLSWGQGDKGAKPPRRRIAYERLLLDALSGDSTLFVRRDEAEQAWKWVDEVSDAWRGAAFKPKEYDAGTWGPPEADLLLERGGRAWNTGHG; encoded by the coding sequence ATGGCGGCCCTGGTGCTGTTCGGCGGCGGCGGCGATCTCGCCATGCGGATGCTGCTGCCCTCACTCTATTTTCTCGAGCACGACGGCCTGCTGCCCGACGGGCTGAAGATCATCGGCGCGGCCCGCTCGGACGAGAGCTGCGAGGAATATGTCGCCAGGGTCCGCGCCGCGGTCGAGGGCAAGGCCCGGGCCGACGACGCCTGGTCGGACGCCGCCTGGGCCCGGCTCGACGCCCGGCTCGACTATCTGCCCGTCGATGCCACCGACCCCGCCAGCCTGAAGCCGCTCAAGGACAAGGTCGGCGACGGCGGTGTGACCAGCTTCCTCGCCGTCTCGCCCTCGCTGTACGGCCGTATCGTCACGGCCCTGAAGGCCGCGGGCCTGGCCGAGGCGACCGACCGCGTGGTGCTCGAAAAGCCCGTCGGCCGCGATCTCCAGTCCTTCCTCGAGATCGACGACGCCGTCGCCCATGCCTTCTCCGAGGACCAGGTTTTCCGCATCGACCACTACCTCGGCAAGGAGACGGTCCAGAACCTGATCGCCCTGCGCTTCGGCAACACCATCTTCGAGCCGCTGTGGAACAGCCTGTCGATCGACCACGTCCAGATCACCGTGGGCGAGACCGTCGGCGTCGGCGACCGCTGGCCCTATTATGACGAGTACGGTGCCCTGCGGGACATGCTGCAGAACCACATGCTCCAGCTGCTCTGCCTCGTCGCCATGGAGCCGCCGTCCGACCTCGATCCGGACTCGGTCCGCAACGAGAAGGTCAAGGTCATCCGCTCACTCCGTCCGATCACGGAGCATGAGGCCGAGCGTGTGACGGTGCGCGGCCAGTACGTCGCCGGAACCAGCGAGGGCAAGCCCGCGAAATCCTACAGCGAGGAGCGTGGCCAGCCTTCCGACACCGAGACCTTTGTCGCCGTGCGCGTCGACATCGACAACTGGCGCTGGGCCGGCACCCCCTTCTTCCTGCGCACCGGCAAGCGGCTGGCCGAGAAGCGGACCGAGATCGTCATCCAGTTCAAACCGGTGCCCCACTCGATCTTCGACCACGGCGCACGCGGCGAGATCGCCGCCAACCGTCTGGTCATCGAGCTCCAGCCCGAGGAAGACATCGCCCTGTCGGTGATGAACAAGAAGCCTGGGCTGGACCCGCAGATGAAGCTGCAGCCGATCCAGATGTCCCTGTCCTGGGGCCAGGGCGACAAGGGTGCCAAGCCGCCGCGTCGCCGCATCGCCTACGAACGGTTGCTGCTCGACGCCCTGTCCGGGGACTCCACCCTGTTCGTACGCCGCGACGAGGCGGAGCAGGCCTGGAAATGGGTCGACGAGGTCTCGGACGCCTGGCGCGGCGCGGCCTTCAAGCCGAAGGAATACGACGCCGGGACCTGGGGCCCGCCCGAGGCCGACCTGCTGCTCGAGCGCGGCGGCCGGGCCTGGAACACCGGCCATGGGTGA
- the hisIE gene encoding bifunctional phosphoribosyl-AMP cyclohydrolase/phosphoribosyl-ATP diphosphatase HisIE, whose amino-acid sequence MIDPSTLDFDKSGGLIPVVVQDAATLQVLTLAYMDRAALDETIACSEATFFSRSRGGRWRKGETSGDRLHVVSITPDCDGDAIVLKVRPVGNACHLNRISCFGEEDAPGLGRLARLEATIAERAAADPAQSWTARLLAEGVKRVAQKVGEEGVETALAGVAGPDSELAAEAADLVYHLMVLLRARHMVFQDVLDVLAQRAEAARQSPGPAGT is encoded by the coding sequence GTGATCGATCCTTCCACCCTCGACTTCGACAAGTCCGGCGGCCTCATCCCCGTCGTCGTCCAGGACGCCGCCACCCTGCAGGTCCTGACGCTGGCCTATATGGACCGCGCCGCCCTCGACGAGACGATCGCCTGCAGCGAAGCCACTTTCTTCTCGCGCTCGCGCGGCGGGCGCTGGCGCAAGGGGGAGACCTCGGGCGACCGGCTGCACGTCGTCTCGATCACGCCCGACTGCGACGGCGATGCGATCGTCCTCAAGGTCCGCCCTGTCGGCAACGCCTGCCACCTGAACCGCATCAGCTGTTTCGGCGAGGAGGACGCGCCGGGCCTGGGCCGGCTCGCCCGGCTGGAAGCGACCATCGCCGAACGCGCCGCCGCCGATCCGGCCCAAAGCTGGACCGCCCGTCTGCTCGCCGAGGGCGTCAAACGCGTCGCCCAGAAGGTCGGCGAGGAAGGGGTCGAGACCGCCCTCGCCGGCGTCGCGGGCCCGGATTCAGAACTGGCGGCGGAAGCCGCGGATCTGGTCTATCACCTGATGGTCCTGCTTCGGGCGCGTCACATGGTGTTTCAGGACGTCCTCGACGTCTTGGCGCAGCGCGCGGAAGCGGCCAGACAATCCCCCGGTCCAGCCGGGACCTGA
- the hisF gene encoding imidazole glycerol phosphate synthase subunit HisF, with product MTARRIIPCLDVKGGRVVKGVRFQGHTDMGDAGDLAARYRDEGADELVFYDITASPEGRTLDYGWVRDIARLLDIPFSVAGGIRSVDQAARCFDHGADKVSINSPALERPELIAEMAARLGSQCVVVGVDSKRAGDDWLVHQYTGDPTASRGAGRRTLDWIVEAQTLGAGEIVLNCMDEDGVRRGYDIAQLAAARALLTIPLVASGGAGAASHFRDVFEQADVSGALAASVFHTGTLTIPDLKAFLSDAGQEMRL from the coding sequence ATGACGGCCCGTCGCATCATTCCCTGTCTCGACGTCAAGGGCGGCCGGGTGGTCAAGGGCGTCCGCTTCCAGGGCCACACCGACATGGGCGACGCCGGCGACCTGGCCGCACGCTATCGCGACGAGGGTGCCGACGAGCTGGTCTTCTACGACATCACCGCCAGCCCCGAGGGTCGCACGCTCGACTACGGCTGGGTCCGCGACATCGCCCGCCTGCTCGACATCCCGTTCAGCGTCGCCGGCGGCATCCGCTCGGTCGACCAGGCCGCGCGCTGCTTCGACCACGGCGCCGACAAGGTCTCGATCAACTCCCCCGCCCTCGAGCGTCCCGAGTTGATCGCCGAAATGGCGGCGCGCCTCGGCAGCCAGTGCGTCGTCGTCGGGGTCGACTCCAAACGCGCCGGAGACGACTGGCTGGTGCACCAGTACACCGGCGACCCGACCGCCAGCCGCGGTGCCGGCCGCCGCACCCTCGACTGGATCGTCGAGGCCCAGACCCTCGGTGCCGGCGAGATCGTCCTGAACTGCATGGACGAGGACGGCGTCCGCCGCGGCTACGACATCGCCCAGCTCGCCGCCGCCCGCGCCCTTCTGACCATACCGCTGGTCGCCTCGGGCGGTGCCGGCGCGGCCTCGCATTTTCGCGACGTCTTCGAACAGGCCGACGTCTCCGGTGCCCTCGCCGCCAGTGTTTTTCACACCGGGACCCTGACGATTCCCGATCTCAAGGCGTTTCTCTCTGACGCCGGACAGGAAATGAGACTGTGA
- the pgl gene encoding 6-phosphogluconolactonase produces MGEVAPAIESFADGTAWADACADRLTDALAAALTDTGKAVFAGSGGSTPAPIYRRMAQADLDWSRVAVTLIDERYVPETSPESNAALLKQTLLSGPAAAARFVPLFHPAVTVDRAAALAAHALAAEGGKLDAILLGMGEDGHICSMFHDSPTLKTLLSPALRPTVLGVPHGRDGTAPGLERLSINLPYLMTARRVVLAITGATKRAVFEREAVGDPAIQPIAALIAANVTLDVLWTEKA; encoded by the coding sequence ATGGGTGAGGTCGCGCCCGCTATCGAGTCCTTCGCCGACGGCACCGCCTGGGCCGACGCCTGCGCCGACCGCCTGACTGACGCACTCGCCGCCGCCCTCACCGATACGGGCAAGGCCGTCTTCGCCGGATCCGGCGGCTCGACACCCGCGCCGATCTACCGCCGTATGGCGCAGGCCGACCTCGACTGGTCGCGCGTCGCCGTCACCCTGATCGACGAACGCTACGTCCCTGAGACCTCGCCCGAGTCCAACGCGGCCCTGCTGAAGCAGACCCTGCTGTCAGGTCCGGCCGCCGCGGCGCGCTTCGTGCCCCTATTCCATCCGGCCGTGACCGTCGATCGGGCGGCCGCCCTGGCCGCCCATGCGCTGGCGGCCGAAGGCGGCAAATTGGACGCCATCCTTCTCGGCATGGGGGAGGATGGCCATATCTGTTCCATGTTCCACGACAGCCCGACCCTGAAGACCCTGCTCTCGCCCGCGCTCCGGCCGACCGTTCTCGGCGTCCCCCACGGCCGCGACGGCACCGCGCCCGGCTTGGAGCGGCTGTCGATCAACCTGCCGTATCTGATGACCGCCCGCCGCGTCGTCCTGGCCATCACCGGTGCCACCAAACGGGCCGTGTTCGAGCGTGAGGCCGTCGGCGACCCGGCCATCCAGCCCATCGCCGCGCTCATCGCGGCCAACGTCACCCTCGACGTTCTGTGGACGGAGAAAGCGTGA